The proteins below come from a single Vicia villosa cultivar HV-30 ecotype Madison, WI unplaced genomic scaffold, Vvil1.0 ctg.004066F_1_1, whole genome shotgun sequence genomic window:
- the LOC131641774 gene encoding NAC domain-containing protein 96-like, producing MAAFLPPGVVFIPNDEILIGYYLANKNNEELHIFNGSHMIKDMNLYDSDPFELSPASSHSIYNGRHWHWYCFTSKINNERRHCKNGFWKKKGNVRNITNADNVVLGTKTLFVFYLGKSPNDLERTNWTMYEYALADNPQARFVLCRVFECPIEMDVDNEFGPISDVDETDCDASDNEL from the exons ATGGCTGCTTTTCTGCCACCTGGTGTTGTTTTCATTCCTAATGATGAGATTCTTATTGGCTATTACCTTGCCAACAAAAATAACGAAGAGCTCCATATTTTCAATGGCTCACACATGATTAAAGATATGAACCTATATGACTCTGATCCCTTCGAATTGTCTCCAGCGTCATCCCATTCAATCTACAATGGTAGGCATTGGCACTGGTATTGTTttacttcaaaaattaacaaCGAAAGAAGACATTGCAAGAACGGATTTTGGAAGAAGAAAGGAAATGTTCGTAACATTACTAATGCAGATAACGTCGTTTTAGGAACTAAAACTCTCTTTGTTTTCTATCTTGGAAAATCTCCAAATGATTTAGAAAGAACTAATTGgactatgtatgaatatgctttGGCAGACAATCCTCAG GCTCgttttgttctttgtagagtatTTGAATGCCCAATAGAGATGGACGTGGATAATGAGTTTGGGCCTATATCTGATGTTGATGAGACTGATTGTGATGCAAGTGATAATGAGCTATAG